A genomic stretch from Methanobrevibacter sp. V74 includes:
- a CDS encoding PH domain-containing protein has translation MGLLDKVVGHAEIGGDTAIVEEYLAPGEEIIQSFHFIRDAVILTNYGIYDIDVQGLSGKKVQVKFYPKKTIKTISFETAGSLDFDADIKIGVSNNPIVLMEGGAMNVPISFKVPKSQAEEAKQIIHLVKEHYLL, from the coding sequence ATGGGATTACTCGATAAAGTAGTAGGACATGCAGAAATAGGTGGAGACACAGCAATCGTAGAAGAATACCTCGCTCCAGGCGAAGAAATTATCCAATCATTTCATTTCATAAGAGATGCAGTCATATTAACCAATTACGGAATATATGATATTGATGTACAAGGATTAAGCGGTAAAAAAGTGCAAGTTAAATTTTATCCTAAAAAAACAATTAAAACCATTTCTTTTGAAACAGCAGGATCTCTTGATTTTGATGCAGATATCAAAATAGGAGTAAGTAACAATCCAATTGTTTTAATGGAAGGTGGAGCAATGAATGTACCAATATCATTTAAAGTTCCAAAATCCCAAGCTGAAGAAGCAAAACAAATCATACACTTAGTAAAAGAACACTATTTATTATAA
- a CDS encoding valine--tRNA ligase, with the protein MSNEEIPKDYDFKKEKIWEEKWADENIYKYIGEGSRPRYIIDTPPPYPTGSIHLGHVLNWVYIDMNARYRRQKGADVLFTQGWDCHGLPTEVKVEETHGIKKNDVSRTKFREYCVDLTIGNISKMKAQMRAMGYSQDWTREFVTMTPEYMRKTQYSFLKMYEDGLIYQGIHPVNWCPRCETAIAFAEVEYSDNTTFLNYVNFPPATGDVYDGIVSSQASGKQANPKDEGILIATTRPELMSACVAVVIHPEDERYTHLLDKYVEVPLSHQKVKIIADGEVDPEFGTGAVMICTFGDKTDVSWVQKYDLEIINAIDETGTLTAAAGRYEGMDLQACKKQTIEDLDSEGYLVKQEQVDQNVGQCWRCKTPIEILVKKQWFVAVRELIEKTKVAADEMNWVPEHMKSRMMNWADSMEWDWCISRQRIFATPIPVWYCKDCGEVILPESEDLPVDPTSDKPKHPCKCGCEEFIPEEDVLDTWMDSSISPLSIAGWPDEDYANHFPSNIRPQGHDIIRTWAFYTTLRCLALTGEKPFDDIVINGMVFGEDGNKMSKSRPEFVVGPEEVIEKYGADSLRTWAANSVPGSDVIFDWKDIKHGYRFLRKFWNAFRFISMQIFDEEITYDEVKDSFNPLDLWMLSKLNKLNKTVDKAFAEYNFAETITSIERFFWHDFCDEYIEAVKYRLYSDVSDESRRTAKYTLKTVVETSLKLLAPIAPFFTEEVYQYFSDESIHTTLWPEVHEELINEEMERKGETTVELIDEVRRFKSASKIPLNAELSEVNVYTSDEGLAVIFNEFEDDLKGTLKINKLAIGSGKPEVHEKIIEVEPDMSQIGPKFKGDAGKIIGYLKSTPINKIGDVLDANHELAIGEIVVSQDMLNIKKEIVGASGKKVDILQSENLDMIVEVIR; encoded by the coding sequence ATGTCAAATGAAGAAATTCCTAAAGACTATGATTTTAAAAAAGAGAAGATATGGGAGGAAAAATGGGCAGATGAAAACATCTACAAATACATTGGAGAGGGTTCACGTCCTAGATACATTATTGATACTCCCCCACCATACCCAACAGGCTCAATTCATTTAGGTCATGTTTTAAACTGGGTTTACATTGATATGAACGCAAGATATAGAAGACAAAAAGGTGCGGATGTTCTATTTACACAAGGATGGGATTGTCACGGTCTTCCGACTGAAGTGAAAGTTGAAGAAACTCATGGCATCAAGAAAAATGATGTTTCAAGAACTAAATTCAGAGAGTATTGTGTTGATTTAACTATTGGTAATATTTCAAAAATGAAAGCGCAAATGAGGGCAATGGGTTATTCCCAAGATTGGACTCGTGAGTTTGTTACAATGACTCCTGAGTACATGAGAAAAACCCAATATTCATTTTTAAAAATGTATGAAGATGGATTAATTTATCAAGGAATTCACCCTGTAAATTGGTGTCCTCGCTGTGAGACAGCCATTGCATTTGCTGAAGTTGAATATTCGGATAATACTACATTTTTAAACTATGTTAACTTCCCGCCAGCTACTGGGGACGTATATGATGGAATTGTATCCTCACAAGCTTCAGGCAAGCAAGCGAACCCTAAAGATGAGGGCATTTTAATTGCAACTACTCGTCCGGAATTAATGTCCGCATGTGTGGCAGTTGTAATTCACCCAGAAGATGAAAGATACACTCATCTTTTGGATAAATATGTTGAAGTTCCCCTATCTCATCAAAAAGTAAAAATTATTGCAGATGGGGAAGTGGATCCTGAATTCGGTACCGGTGCAGTAATGATTTGTACTTTTGGGGATAAAACAGATGTAAGCTGGGTTCAAAAATACGATTTAGAAATTATCAATGCTATTGACGAAACAGGCACATTAACTGCAGCTGCTGGAAGATATGAAGGAATGGACTTGCAGGCTTGTAAAAAGCAAACTATTGAAGACTTGGATAGTGAAGGTTACTTAGTTAAACAAGAACAAGTGGATCAAAATGTAGGTCAATGCTGGAGATGCAAAACTCCTATCGAGATTCTTGTTAAGAAACAGTGGTTTGTAGCAGTTCGCGAACTAATCGAAAAAACCAAGGTTGCGGCAGATGAAATGAACTGGGTGCCTGAACACATGAAATCCCGTATGATGAACTGGGCGGATTCCATGGAATGGGACTGGTGCATTTCAAGACAGAGAATATTTGCAACTCCAATTCCTGTTTGGTATTGTAAAGATTGTGGGGAGGTAATTTTACCAGAATCAGAAGATTTGCCAGTAGATCCAACATCCGATAAACCTAAGCATCCATGCAAATGCGGATGTGAGGAATTTATCCCTGAAGAGGATGTTCTGGATACTTGGATGGACTCATCTATTTCACCATTGTCTATTGCAGGATGGCCTGATGAGGATTATGCAAATCACTTCCCATCAAACATACGTCCACAAGGTCACGACATTATCCGTACATGGGCATTTTACACTACTCTTAGATGCTTAGCTTTAACTGGAGAAAAACCGTTTGATGATATTGTAATCAATGGAATGGTTTTTGGTGAAGACGGAAACAAAATGAGTAAATCAAGGCCTGAGTTTGTAGTCGGACCTGAAGAGGTCATTGAAAAATACGGCGCCGATTCTTTAAGAACCTGGGCCGCTAACAGTGTTCCGGGGTCTGATGTAATATTTGATTGGAAGGACATCAAGCATGGTTACAGATTCCTTAGAAAATTCTGGAATGCATTTAGGTTTATTAGCATGCAGATATTTGACGAGGAAATTACATATGATGAAGTTAAAGACAGCTTCAACCCATTGGATTTATGGATGTTGTCAAAATTAAACAAATTAAATAAAACTGTTGATAAGGCATTTGCAGAATATAACTTTGCTGAAACTATAACTTCTATTGAAAGATTCTTCTGGCATGATTTCTGTGATGAATATATTGAAGCTGTAAAGTACAGATTATACTCTGATGTTTCAGACGAATCAAGAAGAACTGCAAAATACACTTTAAAAACAGTTGTTGAAACTTCTTTAAAATTATTGGCTCCAATTGCACCGTTCTTTACAGAAGAAGTTTACCAATACTTCTCAGATGAATCAATTCACACTACTTTATGGCCTGAAGTACATGAGGAGTTAATCAACGAAGAAATGGAAAGGAAAGGCGAAACCACTGTTGAGTTAATTGATGAAGTTAGAAGATTTAAATCAGCTTCAAAAATACCATTGAATGCAGAACTTTCTGAAGTAAATGTTTATACTTCAGATGAAGGTTTGGCGGTCATATTCAATGAATTTGAAGATGATCTGAAAGGAACTTTAAAAATCAATAAATTAGCTATTGGCTCTGGAAAACCTGAAGTTCATGAAAAAATCATTGAAGTAGAACCGGACATGTCTCAAATTGGACCTAAATTCAAAGGGGATGCGGGTAAAATCATTGGATATTTAAAATCCACTCCAATCAATAAAATTGGGGATGTTTTAGATGCTAATCATGAACTTGCAATTGGTGAGATTGTAGTTTCCCAAGACATGTTAAATATCAAAAAAGAGATTGTTGGAGCATCTGGTAAAAAAGTAGATATCCTACAATCTGAAAACTTAGATATGATTGTTGAAGTAATAAGATAA
- the pheT gene encoding phenylalanine--tRNA ligase subunit beta, translating to MPVITFKYKDLRDLGINMEKDELIDTLPMMSSDIEDFDDEEIKVEFFPNRPDNLSVEGVARSFKGFIGQEVGLAKYETIHSNEEVIVENEVAEIRPYIAFAKIDNVDFAGDKLKYIMDFQENLHWVIGRDRKKVAIGIHNADVVEAPFRYIATPKDENAFVPLEKDLEMTPEAILKEHEKGKDYAHLIDEFDKYPLILDKNNNVLSMPPIINGELTKLHESTKNIIVDVTGTDEKAVNQTLNIICSSFAEVGGQIKSMEVKYDDKIIVSPDLTPQEMNIHVDTANELIGGTNLTAKDIEGLLKKARFDAEILNDNEVKAIIPPYRIDILHEVDIVENIAVQYRINDVVAKLPDINTVAYENNWFKSESSIRDVMVGLGFQEVMSLMLTSEESHYRNMNQEEKPHVQVAKPITIDRTMIRTSLINSLMEFLEDNKHEDLPQKIFEIGDVLYLDESKENKTVSSKKLAGVICHSTANFTEIKSVVTSVLSNLGYSMEIRDSENKTFISGRVADVEGGAGNLSVKGFFGEVSPEVISNFTLDYPVIAFEIEFLN from the coding sequence ATGCCAGTTATAACATTTAAATATAAAGATTTAAGAGATTTAGGTATCAACATGGAAAAAGATGAATTAATAGACACTTTACCAATGATGTCCAGTGATATTGAGGACTTTGATGATGAAGAAATCAAAGTAGAATTCTTCCCAAACCGTCCGGACAATTTATCTGTTGAGGGAGTGGCTAGATCTTTTAAAGGTTTTATTGGTCAGGAAGTAGGATTAGCAAAATATGAAACAATCCATTCAAATGAAGAGGTAATTGTTGAAAACGAAGTTGCCGAAATCAGACCATACATTGCTTTTGCTAAAATCGACAATGTTGATTTTGCTGGTGATAAACTCAAATATATTATGGATTTCCAAGAAAACCTTCACTGGGTTATTGGAAGAGATAGGAAAAAAGTAGCTATCGGCATTCATAATGCGGATGTTGTTGAAGCTCCATTCAGATATATTGCTACACCAAAAGATGAAAATGCTTTTGTTCCGCTGGAAAAAGACTTGGAAATGACTCCTGAAGCAATTTTAAAAGAGCATGAAAAAGGTAAAGATTATGCCCATTTAATTGACGAATTTGACAAATACCCATTAATTCTGGATAAAAACAACAATGTCTTATCTATGCCTCCGATTATTAACGGAGAATTAACAAAACTCCATGAGAGCACAAAAAACATTATTGTCGATGTAACTGGAACTGATGAGAAAGCGGTTAATCAAACATTAAACATCATTTGCTCTTCATTTGCTGAAGTTGGAGGTCAAATCAAAAGCATGGAAGTTAAATATGATGATAAAATAATTGTTAGTCCGGATTTGACTCCACAAGAAATGAACATTCATGTTGATACTGCAAATGAATTAATCGGCGGAACTAATTTAACTGCCAAAGATATTGAAGGTTTGCTTAAAAAAGCTCGTTTTGATGCTGAAATATTAAATGATAATGAAGTTAAAGCCATTATCCCCCCTTACAGAATAGATATTTTACATGAAGTTGATATTGTTGAAAATATTGCGGTGCAATACCGCATTAATGATGTTGTAGCAAAATTGCCTGACATCAATACTGTTGCTTATGAAAACAATTGGTTTAAATCAGAAAGCAGCATTCGTGATGTGATGGTTGGCTTAGGTTTCCAGGAAGTAATGAGTCTAATGCTTACAAGCGAAGAATCACATTACAGAAACATGAATCAGGAAGAAAAACCTCATGTGCAAGTTGCAAAACCAATTACAATTGATAGAACCATGATTAGAACTAGCCTAATCAATAGTTTAATGGAATTTTTAGAAGACAACAAACATGAGGATCTGCCTCAAAAAATATTCGAAATTGGGGACGTTTTATACTTAGATGAAAGTAAAGAAAATAAAACCGTTTCTTCCAAAAAATTAGCTGGAGTAATTTGTCACTCAACTGCCAACTTTACCGAAATAAAATCTGTTGTAACTAGTGTTTTATCTAACCTTGGTTACTCAATGGAAATTAGGGATAGTGAAAATAAGACCTTCATTAGCGGTAGAGTGGCCGATGTTGAAGGTGGTGCAGGCAACCTTTCTGTTAAAGGTTTCTTTGGTGAGGTATCCCCTGAAGTAATCAGTAATTTCACCCTTGATTATCCTGTTATTGCATTTGAAATTGAATTTTTAAATTAA
- a CDS encoding winged helix-turn-helix domain-containing protein, whose protein sequence is MDDETLKAYGYVISSSYREKSVKSLSDGKKIPTDLAEDIGIRTNHVSKVLRELKECGVVVCENEEKRKNRENIN, encoded by the coding sequence ATGGATGATGAAACACTTAAAGCATATGGTTATGTAATTAGTTCATCCTACAGGGAAAAATCGGTTAAATCCTTAAGTGATGGTAAGAAAATTCCAACAGATTTGGCAGAGGATATTGGAATTAGAACAAATCATGTTTCTAAAGTTTTGCGCGAACTTAAGGAATGTGGTGTAGTTGTATGTGAAAATGAGGAAAAACGTAAAAATAGAGAAAATATAAATTGA
- a CDS encoding right-handed parallel beta-helix repeat-containing protein, translating to MDKRFSIILFICLISLFLISAVSAAADESKTNNAIAGFDTHYQVTSDLSNDDVQSMFDGASDGDTFEFTDSNYNDMSLIVDKKLNIVSNCNSKVYTSSQLSDSARKLGITSSFGFYFTSAGAGSVLSGITIVSSNSDCGIIVDSARNVTINNNVIAGGKNCILIKTSQDITIINNNISKATANGIQLQNVYNSLISKNDISHNKRSGIESSNIYHCEITNNAVHHNNFNGISLFNISYGNVIKHNQAYENPNGIYINSKSSYDVINANSFIHNRKDTDYELGAFESGNGLLFGENFRTSKEDSSARLEVKYNVLAHNEGYQAKNNPELPTFKLGENWFDSTDDENTFVCPMLLAGIMKMGTVSVKNGIGLQMYDTKGQPVKEFGTFDTTVNVDGNTYTAKFVNGKATIDANLDPDREYDIEVNIGGKPVTFKYKVASGKTGENKDSSTTDHTGGKKGSSGSNPQTSTSSSSGVAKGNGGNGTSNSAHYANSDKSGVYGTNASGSYRDSSDNGESALTNGDIDAGDASEGEVSKEGEAYEVVPQSKISKEITDTSGLVVLSIISIMGMLIYGYWRRDNCD from the coding sequence ATGGATAAGAGATTTTCAATAATTTTGTTCATATGTCTAATTAGTTTATTTCTAATTTCGGCAGTTAGCGCAGCAGCTGATGAAAGTAAAACCAATAATGCAATTGCCGGTTTTGATACCCACTATCAAGTTACTTCTGATTTGTCAAATGATGATGTTCAAAGTATGTTTGATGGAGCTAGTGATGGGGATACATTCGAGTTTACAGATTCCAATTATAATGACATGTCTTTAATTGTGGATAAAAAGCTGAATATTGTATCTAATTGCAATTCTAAAGTTTATACTTCAAGTCAGCTAAGTGACAGTGCAAGAAAATTAGGAATCACTAGTTCCTTTGGATTTTACTTCACATCTGCTGGTGCAGGCAGTGTTTTATCGGGAATTACCATTGTCTCTTCAAATAGCGATTGCGGAATAATTGTTGATTCAGCTAGAAATGTAACAATCAATAATAATGTAATTGCGGGTGGTAAAAATTGCATTTTAATTAAAACCTCCCAAGACATTACTATAATAAATAACAATATTTCAAAAGCAACAGCAAATGGAATTCAACTTCAGAATGTTTATAACTCGTTAATCTCAAAAAACGATATTTCTCACAATAAAAGATCAGGAATTGAATCTTCAAATATTTATCATTGTGAAATAACTAATAATGCTGTTCATCATAATAATTTTAATGGAATTTCATTGTTCAATATATCTTATGGAAATGTAATTAAACACAATCAGGCTTATGAAAATCCAAATGGCATTTATATTAATTCAAAATCTTCATATGATGTTATAAATGCAAATTCATTTATCCACAATCGAAAAGACACAGATTATGAATTAGGTGCTTTTGAATCTGGTAATGGTTTACTTTTTGGAGAGAACTTCAGAACTTCCAAAGAAGATAGTTCTGCTAGATTGGAAGTTAAATATAATGTTTTAGCACATAATGAAGGTTATCAAGCTAAAAATAATCCTGAATTGCCGACATTCAAACTTGGAGAAAATTGGTTCGATTCTACTGATGATGAGAATACCTTTGTCTGCCCTATGCTTTTGGCGGGCATTATGAAAATGGGAACAGTATCTGTTAAAAACGGTATAGGTCTTCAGATGTATGATACTAAAGGCCAGCCTGTAAAGGAGTTTGGAACATTTGATACTACAGTAAATGTTGATGGTAATACCTACACTGCGAAATTTGTAAATGGCAAAGCCACAATCGATGCAAATTTAGATCCTGATAGGGAATATGATATTGAAGTTAATATTGGTGGAAAACCTGTAACTTTTAAATATAAAGTTGCTTCTGGCAAAACTGGTGAAAATAAAGACTCTTCTACCACAGACCATACTGGTGGAAAAAAAGGATCATCAGGTTCTAATCCGCAAACTTCCACAAGTTCAAGTTCTGGTGTTGCTAAAGGCAATGGGGGGAATGGAACTTCCAACAGTGCACATTATGCAAATTCTGATAAATCAGGAGTTTATGGAACTAATGCATCTGGCAGTTATCGGGATTCATCTGATAATGGTGAAAGTGCCTTGACAAATGGGGATATTGATGCAGGAGATGCAAGTGAAGGTGAAGTATCTAAAGAAGGGGAAGCATATGAAGTCGTACCTCAAAGCAAGATTTCAAAAGAAATCACCGATACATCAGGTCTTGTGGTATTAAGTATTATTTCCATTATGGGAATGCTTATTTACGGATACTGGCGTAGAGATAACTGCGATTAA
- a CDS encoding right-handed parallel beta-helix repeat-containing protein: MNRKNFILAILLVYVVILSLNSVFAEEITEDVQLHQTNDIATISQSDDDMLSSQQTITAGSNSSVIQEKINGMHDGDTLSFESGTYNDICIYIDKNITVNGNGAKLVGYDTPSKNNTPELIWGNTSGGGYSIKNFATLYILKTTGVTINGLTIVGGANSSSNYLNTLVYAYQAKNLTFENNTLDGSSWGLYFQFCEDGIVKKNTVKNQAVTGFLNFGSAKTLIEQNKVSNAINHGIDVRHGTGPNVKVINNTVIGSKEGIYLMHSKGHTASYNTLINCTISSITCYGSSNINIYNNTMKKSRIGVLLGGGYNNIAIGENEFDLDNLPMPPTFVYYVAEAKSDYQDTADIMGTYSDSSSYSPTYTEYSEIKAPAGIGIDYATILEKTGTIYTVPIGTSSAEIQTIIGSMNDKDTLEFEANGIYENISIYTDKNIKIIGNNATLIGYNNISLNYIPEKVRASTNNGGYSVAYRAVLYVLNNTNAVVSNLNIIALYPGYDTTKVTPKTDEYKTSGLYAESTVNLTITGCDIKGASWGIFQQHCNHSIITNNNVHDQYTTGIMNFGSPYSTIAGNTITNAINHGIDVRHGTGPNATIFNNIVSGSKEGIYLMHSRGHAVYNNTILNSKIASITCYGSGNECLFNNTLKGSRIGILLGGGYYNVTIGANTYNLDSLPYPPTFATYLAKAENKYQSEDNVVRTYSDKETVTIDAADVTVGYKKGTLEITLIDQNNKAIPKQTVIVTINGVNYTTATNANGIATVNLSLTAGTYEAAIRYEGNDNYASASRNASITVKDDRAASALTAVSKTVHLKSIASGYKYTVTLNDANGKVLTNKVITIVFNGKTYKGTTNSEGVATVTLKAISTGFKKAFVTFSGDNANKAVSKTTTIKITKEASKITAKKKTFKVKTKNKKYTIVLKSKTGAKIAKAKVAIKVKGKIYYAKTNSKGKATFKINKLTKKGKFEAKITFKGNKYYSKVTKQIKIKTK; this comes from the coding sequence ATGAATAGAAAGAATTTTATTCTAGCTATTTTATTAGTATATGTTGTAATATTAAGTTTAAATTCTGTATTTGCTGAAGAAATTACAGAAGATGTTCAGTTACATCAAACTAATGACATAGCAACAATAAGTCAAAGCGACGATGATATGTTATCATCACAACAAACTATTACAGCAGGTTCAAATAGCTCTGTAATCCAAGAAAAAATCAACGGTATGCACGATGGTGACACATTATCATTCGAAAGTGGAACATATAATGACATCTGCATTTACATTGACAAAAATATTACAGTAAACGGCAATGGAGCAAAATTAGTAGGATACGATACCCCTTCCAAAAATAACACACCTGAACTCATTTGGGGAAACACCAGTGGTGGAGGATATTCTATTAAAAACTTTGCAACATTATACATTTTAAAGACAACCGGAGTGACTATTAATGGATTAACTATTGTCGGAGGTGCAAACAGCTCTTCGAATTATTTAAATACTTTAGTATATGCCTATCAGGCAAAGAATTTGACTTTTGAAAATAATACCCTGGACGGATCCTCCTGGGGATTATATTTCCAATTTTGTGAAGATGGAATTGTGAAAAAAAATACTGTTAAAAATCAGGCAGTAACAGGATTTTTAAATTTCGGATCTGCCAAAACTTTAATTGAACAAAATAAAGTCTCCAATGCCATAAACCACGGTATTGATGTGAGACATGGTACTGGACCAAATGTGAAAGTTATAAATAATACAGTAATTGGTTCTAAAGAAGGAATTTACTTAATGCATTCAAAAGGACACACAGCATCTTATAATACATTGATTAACTGTACCATAAGTTCTATTACTTGTTATGGATCATCAAACATAAATATCTATAACAACACTATGAAAAAATCCCGAATTGGAGTATTGTTAGGTGGGGGATACAACAATATCGCCATTGGTGAAAATGAATTTGATTTAGATAACCTGCCAATGCCTCCAACCTTTGTATATTATGTTGCAGAAGCAAAATCTGATTATCAAGACACTGCAGATATAATGGGTACCTATTCTGACAGTTCAAGTTACAGTCCAACTTACACTGAATACAGTGAAATTAAAGCTCCTGCAGGAATCGGCATTGATTATGCTACAATTTTAGAAAAGACTGGAACTATATACACCGTTCCAATTGGAACATCCAGTGCTGAGATTCAAACCATAATCGGCTCAATGAATGACAAAGACACATTAGAATTCGAAGCAAATGGAATTTATGAAAACATTTCCATCTACACTGATAAAAACATTAAAATAATCGGCAACAATGCAACTTTAATTGGATATAACAATATCAGCTTAAATTACATTCCTGAAAAAGTAAGGGCAAGCACTAACAATGGAGGATATTCAGTTGCATACCGTGCAGTATTATATGTATTAAATAACACCAATGCAGTTGTCAGCAATTTGAATATCATTGCATTATACCCAGGATATGATACAACAAAGGTAACACCAAAAACAGATGAATATAAGACTTCCGGCCTTTATGCTGAGTCTACAGTTAATTTAACAATTACAGGTTGTGATATCAAAGGCGCATCCTGGGGTATTTTCCAACAACATTGTAACCACAGCATTATTACAAACAATAATGTACATGACCAATACACAACAGGCATAATGAACTTTGGTTCCCCTTACAGTACCATTGCAGGCAATACAATTACTAATGCCATAAACCATGGCATTGATGTAAGGCACGGAACCGGACCCAATGCAACCATATTTAACAACATCGTCTCAGGTTCCAAAGAAGGAATTTACTTAATGCACTCAAGAGGACATGCTGTATACAACAACACCATTTTAAACTCTAAAATTGCTTCCATCACATGTTATGGCTCAGGCAATGAATGTTTATTTAATAATACATTAAAAGGAAGCAGAATTGGTATTTTACTTGGTGGAGGATATTACAATGTAACAATCGGTGCAAACACATATAACTTAGACTCATTACCATACCCTCCTACTTTTGCAACTTATCTTGCAAAAGCAGAAAACAAATATCAATCTGAGGATAATGTAGTGAGAACCTACTCCGATAAAGAAACTGTAACTATCGATGCGGCTGATGTGACTGTTGGTTATAAGAAAGGAACTCTTGAAATTACACTGATTGATCAAAACAACAAAGCGATTCCAAAACAAACTGTGATTGTTACAATTAACGGAGTTAACTACACAACCGCCACTAATGCCAATGGTATTGCAACAGTCAATTTAAGTTTAACCGCCGGCACTTATGAAGCAGCAATTAGATATGAAGGTAATGACAATTATGCATCTGCAAGTAGAAATGCTTCAATTACCGTGAAAGATGATAGAGCTGCATCTGCTTTAACTGCCGTTAGCAAAACTGTTCATTTAAAATCTATTGCTTCAGGTTACAAATATACTGTAACCCTTAATGATGCTAATGGAAAGGTTTTGACCAATAAAGTTATTACCATAGTATTCAACGGTAAAACCTATAAGGGAACAACCAACTCAGAAGGTGTTGCTACCGTAACCTTAAAAGCTATTTCAACCGGATTTAAAAAAGCCTTTGTTACTTTCTCTGGAGACAATGCCAATAAAGCTGTAAGTAAAACAACAACTATTAAAATCACCAAAGAAGCAAGCAAAATAACTGCCAAAAAGAAAACATTCAAAGTAAAAACTAAAAATAAAAAATATACAATTGTTCTGAAATCAAAAACCGGTGCGAAAATTGCTAAAGCAAAAGTTGCCATCAAAGTTAAAGGTAAAATTTACTATGCTAAAACCAATTCTAAAGGTAAAGCTACCTTTAAAATTAACAAATTAACTAAAAAAGGTAAATTTGAAGCTAAAATTACTTTTAAAGGCAATAAATACTATAGCAAAGTAACCAAACAGATTAAGATTAAAACAAAATAA
- the rpiA gene encoding ribose-5-phosphate isomerase RpiA, producing the protein MKNAGSNDSSKKNAGYKAAEYVCDGMVLGLGTGSTTHYFIEKVGMRIKEEGINVMGIPTSFQSLLIAKQWNIPVTTLEEHDIDLSVDGADEVDPEFNLIKGGGAAHTKEKIVDYAAEEFIVIVDESKCVEELGSFPVPVEVLPDASRMVIQTLEDMGANCEIRMAQRKDGPVITDNGNFVIDAKFDKIESPDCLEIDLNSIPGVVENGIFSQMVDKVIVGTKEGTKEL; encoded by the coding sequence ATGAAAAATGCTGGTAGTAATGATTCTAGTAAGAAAAATGCAGGTTATAAGGCTGCTGAATATGTTTGTGATGGAATGGTTTTAGGACTTGGTACAGGTTCTACAACTCATTACTTTATTGAAAAAGTAGGCATGAGAATCAAAGAAGAAGGAATTAATGTAATGGGAATTCCAACATCATTTCAATCATTATTAATTGCTAAACAGTGGAATATTCCAGTAACCACTTTGGAAGAACATGATATTGATTTATCAGTAGATGGTGCTGATGAAGTAGATCCTGAGTTTAATTTAATTAAAGGTGGAGGCGCGGCTCACACAAAAGAAAAGATAGTGGATTATGCTGCAGAGGAATTCATAGTAATTGTTGATGAATCAAAATGTGTGGAAGAGCTTGGATCATTTCCAGTACCTGTGGAAGTCCTGCCTGATGCATCTCGTATGGTAATTCAAACCTTAGAGGATATGGGTGCAAATTGTGAGATAAGAATGGCGCAAAGAAAAGACGGGCCTGTAATAACTGATAATGGTAATTTTGTAATAGATGCTAAATTTGATAAAATAGAATCTCCGGATTGCTTAGAGATTGATTTGAACTCAATTCCTGGAGTAGTTGAAAATGGAATCTTCTCACAAATGGTTGATAAAGTAATTGTTGGAACCAAAGAGGGTACAAAAGAATTATAG
- a CDS encoding UPF0179 family protein, with protein sequence MITLIGIEIAKEGQEFLFLGPAPECEECRFKSSCVSKLELNRKYVVTDVRDNEQKCLIHGEGKVVPVEVEKASIGLLTNSKNIFEGSTFTYNSPNCEEICEFHDLCFPDGLVENDKCLVLKNDGKHEGKCKKGYKLNKLTLGFVV encoded by the coding sequence ATGATTACATTAATTGGTATAGAAATTGCAAAAGAAGGCCAAGAATTTCTATTTTTAGGTCCAGCACCCGAATGTGAAGAATGTAGATTTAAATCATCTTGTGTAAGCAAATTGGAGTTAAATCGAAAATATGTGGTCACTGATGTTCGTGATAACGAACAAAAATGTCTTATACATGGTGAAGGTAAGGTAGTGCCTGTAGAAGTGGAAAAAGCATCAATTGGTTTACTTACCAATTCAAAAAATATATTTGAAGGTTCAACGTTCACATATAATTCTCCAAATTGTGAAGAGATTTGCGAATTTCATGATTTATGTTTCCCTGATGGTTTGGTGGAAAATGATAAATGCCTTGTTTTAAAAAATGATGGCAAACATGAAGGAAAATGTAAAAAAGGTTATAAACTTAATAAGTTAACTTTAGGATTTGTGGTATAA